The DNA window aaattatataggtttataattttttgtttggtagattgtataaagtataaatataagaataaaatatttttttaatttgttttatctttattaattttttaaatattatttttaattaatcttattgttattttaatgttacttaaaatttattttaattactttaactattattaatattatatcaaataaataaataataatataattacgttattattttaaattaataatagtatataaaaataaatatttagtattatttaataattttattgaaaatatgaatgatagtatagatatatttttagttattgaACTAACAgttaagaattaataattataattattaatattattattttttttatactactaattataaaataaatcttaacttttttttgtaaaataaataaaatttaaaattatttaaaattttaaatattaaaatttataaaaaaaatttattttaaaaaaagtaatataaactaaaattaaaaataataaaatcttaataattaaactttaatgaaaaattaaaaaactaaattaatgataatattagaataataggattaaaaaatatttaaaataaattaaaattttaataccttTTGATATAACATGTGTAATGTGTAGGGTATTACTAATTTATACCATTTTCAATTTCaagatataatttataccttaattttattataaatgataattatacTATCCCAATAATGTAGAACCTTAATAAAGGGTttgttacatttttattattactataaatttatagtctatataattaaaattaataattagtcctCATAAGTTTAACATTATtcttatattacttaatttttaatttatctatcttattaatattatatataacttattattatataatatatttatttaattttaatattattattatatataatcatttttaatttttttttaaatagttcaatattttaattaaaaaaatatttatttatttttataacgataattaattattattttctatatttacttatattataaataatattgtttattttatatattagttttttttagtttattttattataattattaataatatttaaattaaataaatataattgtttatattataaataatttttatattttaattaaaattatattaattattaaataaaaacagtaaaataatttataataataaacaatattatttatgatataaataaatataaaaaataataataataattttaaattcatatttataccACTTATactacattttatattatataccaaacacaaaattacaaactatatacaacttatatcatTTCTTATCATTAATatcaaacattaaaaatttatacaatttatattactttatattatttacatctcttataatttatacttttatacaACATATACcttataaaacttatataatgtACAGagatattataaaatagaagaagaatttgtaaaaagagaaaaaaaaaattatattatttttttgattatctcattaaaaagattttcaaatctttcatatttaaaaaaaaaaatgaaaaccttGAACTGTTTATATGATCATGATAATTTGTGGTTTTTAACATTCTTCTATTCCAAAAAGAGTTCTGTACTTTTTTCATATAATAACTTTAAAGGTTTGTTCGGTTGACATTATTTCAATAATGcaagataattattttatatatatatatatatatatactcaattcagtaattaaaatatttttaattttaattattattttatattaataataattatgattttattttaaaaaataataataaaatttcattcTCATCAAAACTATCCCTcatcattcatttttaaataataaattgttaaaataaactCGAAGCTCTAAAAGTCAAAGATCCACAATAATTCTATTAGTAATCCATGGATATTGGATTGTTTGGATCTCCATAATGATTACAAATACTCTTTGGccctaaattattaatataggGGGCTACTTTAACTTTAGAccaaaatttgacaaaattgaTCAAAGCAAAATAGGCTTAGTAacgaaattaatttaaaataatgttcttAGATCAATTTATTTCCGACCACAGAAATTtagagtttttttataaaagaaaaacaagaaaagttaaacttatttTTGCCTCGCAACGGATTAGTAcgtataatttaaatatgtgaaaattttCAAGATCAGTTTTGTTTGAAAATCTTGCTTAAATacttattatattgatataattatttttaagataaattattatccAATAGATATTAagagtttgattgttttttttaaataaaattaaacaacatttttcaaatcatttaattcattaacaaaaatactcaaatattaattctttatttaaaaatataatatatttatcattataaaaaaatagtatacgAATTAATCACATAACCAGctaacacacttaatcatttaactagatGTCTGATGGACTCGAACTCAGAACCTAAAAGAGTCTaagaatattcatttttattgttgCTAGGCTGAAAGAGGgcattttatttatcattatatattaatacattttaatttttttttttaccaaaataaaataaaataataaactcttCAAAATCACCCAAGATTATCTAAATAAAATCAACCACCAAACAAGCTTTAAGGGCTAGCTTGTTCCATATaagttagaatttaaaataaaaaaaaaaaaaaaaaaaaacttaactatcacatatattttcattaatcaaataattatttaattttagaaaaaaacatCTTTTATCCCAACAGAGCTCTaagtaaatttttataaattagtaattaaataGGATAAATAAAAGCAtgaatcattaatcattaatatttgattgattttcaATCTTGTATgtataaaaaatgttatgtCAAGCCAACGGCACCAAACGCACTCCCCAGCCGCCCTATTCCCCTGCCCCATCGGTCTAGAGAGAGGAGAGAGTTCCGACCAAACGATCATCTTCTCCGACCACAACAACGATCTTCAAACCCAACCCAAAAAGCTCACAGTTTTAGCCATTTATATTCATGAGTATTTACAGTcacatcattctctctcttGTTATTTTGTTAACAGAGAAAGTTTGGGCAGCTAAATTTACATTCATCAACAAATGTGATTTCACTGTATGGCCAGGAATTCTCGGAATTCCTATGCTCGACACTACTGGATTTGAGCTCCCAAATGAATCCTCCCGTTCATTCCAAGCTCCAACCGGATGGTCCGGCCGTTTCTGGGGCCGAACTGGTTGCAATTTCCAATCTCCAACACCCAGATCCTGCTCTACCGGCGACTGCGGCTCCGGCGAGATCGAATGCAACAACGCCGGCTCCGAACCACCGACGACTCTAGCAGAGTTCACTCTCGGTTCTGGTTCGGGTCAAGATTTCTACGACGTTAGTCTAGTCGACGGCTATAATCTCCCCATGGCTGTGGATGCGAGGGGGGGATCCGGCGCTTGTGAGTCCACGGGATGTGCGGTGGATATAAATAAACATTGCCCGAGTGAGCTGAGGGCAGCGGACGGCGACGCTTGTAAGAGCGCTTGCGGCGCTTTTGGGTCACCGGAATACTGCTGTAGCGGCGAATATAACTCGCCGGCGG is part of the Impatiens glandulifera chromosome 1, dImpGla2.1, whole genome shotgun sequence genome and encodes:
- the LOC124921495 gene encoding thaumatin-like protein 1 isoform X1; this translates as MSIYSHIILSLVILLTEKVWAAKFTFINKCDFTVWPGILGIPMLDTTGFELPNESSRSFQAPTGWSGRFWGRTGCNFQSPTPRSCSTGDCGSGEIECNNAGSEPPTTLAEFTLGSGSGQDFYDVSLVDGYNLPMAVDARGGSGACESTGCAVDINKHCPSELRAADGDACKSACGAFGSPEYCCSGEYNSPAVCMPSMYSEMFKNACPRSYSYAYDDESSTFTCTAADYTITFCPSNFTSTPSSDKKGTPTSNTPTNGSDSGSGYSDRGSPKLEDVSWFANLATGDSTIACRSSFTLRLVLMVAFVVNYTIIDLFVG
- the LOC124921495 gene encoding thaumatin-like protein 1 isoform X2, whose protein sequence is MSIYSHIILSLVILLTEKVWAAKFTFINKCDFTVWPGILGIPMLDTTGFELPNESSRSFQAPTGWSGRFWGRTGCNFQSPTPRSCSTGDCGSGEIECNNAGSEPPTTLAEFTLGSGSGQDFYDVSLVDGYNLPMAVDARGGSGACESTGCAVDINKHCPSELRAADGDACKSACGAFGSPEYCCSGEYNSPAVCMPSMYSEMFKNACPRSYSYAYDDESSTFTCTAADYTITFCPSNFTSTPSDKKGTPTSNTPTNGSDSGSGYSDRGSPKLEDVSWFANLATGDSTIACRSSFTLRLVLMVAFVVNYTIIDLFVG